Proteins co-encoded in one Parafrankia irregularis genomic window:
- a CDS encoding 2Fe-2S iron-sulfur cluster-binding protein, giving the protein MKDPRPGGPVVRVEPLGVELTVESGETIIEAAWRLGYHWPTTCHGQGACTVCRLEVVRGAEHLVAPDAEEVGALEPLLSGRPPRGLVGVEGAAGVEGVAGMEGVARMEGAAGVEGVAGPADVVGASDLMGVGNLRLACRVRVTGDAVVRKKGVHRVQTVTLSDDGLL; this is encoded by the coding sequence GTGAAGGATCCGCGGCCGGGTGGACCGGTGGTGCGCGTCGAGCCTCTCGGTGTCGAGCTCACGGTCGAATCCGGGGAGACGATCATCGAGGCCGCGTGGCGGCTTGGGTACCACTGGCCCACGACCTGCCATGGGCAGGGGGCGTGCACGGTCTGCCGCCTGGAGGTCGTCCGTGGCGCCGAGCATCTCGTCGCGCCAGACGCCGAGGAGGTCGGCGCTCTTGAGCCCCTGCTCTCCGGCAGGCCGCCTCGCGGTCTCGTGGGCGTCGAGGGTGCCGCGGGCGTCGAGGGTGTCGCGGGCATGGAGGGTGTCGCGCGCATGGAGGGTGCCGCAGGCGTCGAGGGTGTCGCGGGTCCCGCGGACGTTGTGGGCGCATCCGACCTCATGGGCGTCGGCAACCTGCGGCTGGCCTGCCGGGTCCGGGTGACCGGTGACGCCGTCGTCCGCAAGAAGGGCGTCCACCGCGTGCAGACCGTGACGTTGTCGGACGACGGTCTGCTCTGA
- a CDS encoding MFS transporter, with translation MSLASGARTAPPIVSVIALCIGGMATAFTQTLVIPLQTELPRLLGTSASNSAWVVTVTLLAASVFMVVAGRLADLFGKQRVLMASAGALIVGSLVCALSSSLTPMLVGRALQGMSIGFIPVGISLIREITPPRMAPTALAAMSATLGVGGAIGLPLAAWIVDVGGWHTVFWVSTAVAAVVFVLAAVAIPHIHDGHEGRFDVLGALGLAVGLVVFLVGISKATAWGWGDARTLGAIAGGLAVLVLWVFVELRQDEPLVDLRATAKRPVLMTNIAALAVGFGMMAQSIVIPQLLQLPAATGYGLGQSLQATGLWMAPAGLMMLAFAPISSRLIRSTGPRITLVIGALVLAVGYSLGVVLMDAPWQLLIVMCVGSAGVGIGYAAMPTLILDATPPQDAAAAVGLNALTRSVGGSVAAALMGTVLASNTTAFEGIRLPGEGAFTLCFGIGAIAALAGAVIAAFLPRRRRSTTATVTAVPAAPATEADVVTAV, from the coding sequence ATGTCGCTTGCCTCGGGTGCCAGGACGGCGCCGCCGATCGTGTCGGTGATCGCGTTGTGCATCGGCGGGATGGCCACCGCCTTCACCCAGACGCTGGTGATCCCGCTGCAGACCGAGCTGCCCCGTCTGCTGGGCACCTCGGCGTCCAACTCGGCCTGGGTCGTCACCGTCACCCTGCTGGCCGCTTCGGTGTTCATGGTGGTCGCGGGTCGACTCGCGGACCTGTTCGGCAAGCAGCGGGTGCTCATGGCGAGCGCGGGTGCGCTCATCGTCGGGTCGTTGGTGTGCGCGCTGTCGAGCTCGCTGACACCGATGCTGGTGGGCCGTGCCCTGCAGGGCATGTCGATCGGTTTCATCCCGGTCGGCATCTCGCTCATCCGGGAGATCACCCCGCCGCGGATGGCGCCGACGGCCCTGGCCGCGATGAGCGCCACCCTGGGGGTCGGCGGTGCGATCGGCCTTCCGCTGGCCGCCTGGATCGTCGACGTCGGTGGCTGGCACACCGTGTTCTGGGTCTCGACGGCCGTGGCCGCGGTCGTGTTCGTGCTCGCGGCTGTCGCCATCCCGCACATTCATGACGGCCACGAGGGCCGCTTCGACGTGCTGGGCGCGCTCGGCCTCGCGGTGGGCCTGGTCGTGTTCCTGGTCGGTATCTCCAAGGCCACCGCCTGGGGCTGGGGCGATGCCCGCACCCTCGGTGCGATCGCCGGGGGCCTGGCCGTCCTGGTGCTCTGGGTCTTCGTCGAGCTGCGTCAGGACGAGCCGCTGGTCGACCTGAGGGCCACCGCGAAACGGCCGGTGCTGATGACCAACATCGCGGCCCTGGCGGTCGGCTTCGGCATGATGGCGCAGTCCATCGTGATTCCGCAGCTGCTCCAGCTGCCGGCGGCCACCGGCTACGGTCTCGGCCAGTCGTTGCAGGCCACCGGGCTGTGGATGGCTCCGGCCGGCCTGATGATGCTCGCGTTCGCCCCGATCTCCAGCAGGTTGATCCGCAGTACCGGCCCGAGGATCACCCTCGTGATCGGCGCGCTGGTCCTGGCCGTCGGATACAGCCTGGGCGTGGTTCTCATGGACGCCCCGTGGCAGCTGCTGATCGTCATGTGTGTCGGCTCCGCCGGTGTCGGCATCGGCTACGCCGCGATGCCCACCCTCATCCTGGACGCCACACCACCCCAGGACGCGGCGGCCGCGGTCGGTCTCAACGCCCTCACCCGCTCGGTCGGCGGCAGCGTGGCGGCCGCGCTCATGGGCACCGTGCTCGCCAGCAACACCACCGCGTTCGAGGGGATTCGGCTACCCGGCGAGGGCGCGTTCACGCTCTGCTTCGGCATCGGTGCCATCGCGGCGTTGGCCGGTGCCGTGATCGCCGCGTTCCTTCCGCGCCGCCGGCGGTCGACCACGGCCACGGTCACGGCGGTGCCGGCAGCGCCGGCCACCGAGGCAGACGTCGTCACCGCCGTCTAG